The proteins below are encoded in one region of Alosa sapidissima isolate fAloSap1 chromosome 24, fAloSap1.pri, whole genome shotgun sequence:
- the pvalb6 gene encoding parvalbumin 6, with protein MAMDSILSADDIKKALDAFKAADSFDYKKFFEMVGLRAKSDEEIKKAFLVMDQDNSGYIEEEELRFVLKSFSADGRDLTDKETKAFLEAADKDGDGKIGVDEFTALVHE; from the exons ATGGCAATGGACAGCATTCTTAGCGCTGACGACATCAAGAAGGCCCTTGATGCTTTCAAAG ctgCAGACAGCTTTGACTATAAGAAGTTCTTTGAGATGGTGGGGCTGCGGGCCAAGTCTGATGAGGAGATCAAGAAGGCCTTCCTGGTCATGGACCAGGACAACAGTGGCTatatagaggaggaggagctcaG gtTTGTCCTTAAAAGCTTCTCTGCTGACGGCCGAGACCTTACTGATAAGGAGACTAAGGCCTTCCTTGAAGCAGCTGACAAGGATGGAGACGGCAAGATCGGTGTGGACG agTTCACTGCCCTGGTGCATGAGTAA